A portion of the Deferrivibrio essentukiensis genome contains these proteins:
- a CDS encoding peptidylprolyl isomerase yields the protein MKKIFLTLMFLALATAIFAQTLATINGKIKIDSSEVDGVFGNMLMRQGIMPSSLNMQDPQVVALKKSILENLIKRELLYMSAQNNVKGDIKKSVDAEYEKIKKTFKNEQDFQKYLNDRGLTEKEIKDNIGKNIILQDFVKSQSEKVNVSDKEIKEYYEQNKAQFKQQEQVRASHIIILTNNKDEKKAEETINKIYKEIKGGLDFAEAAKKYSEDGSAQQGGDLGYFSRGKMVQEFEDEAFKMNKDEISKPFKSRFGYHILKVTDKKPEKQLTYEEVKEDVKNIIVSEKTKKLLDDIIEKNRLSAKIEYAK from the coding sequence ATGAAAAAGATTTTTTTAACTTTGATGTTTTTAGCCTTAGCTACTGCTATTTTTGCTCAAACTCTTGCCACAATAAATGGTAAGATTAAAATAGACAGCAGCGAAGTTGACGGTGTATTTGGCAACATGCTAATGAGACAAGGTATTATGCCTTCAAGTCTTAATATGCAGGACCCTCAGGTGGTAGCTCTTAAGAAAAGTATTTTGGAAAATCTTATAAAAAGGGAACTGTTATATATGTCTGCTCAAAACAACGTAAAAGGGGATATAAAAAAATCTGTTGACGCAGAGTATGAAAAAATCAAAAAAACCTTCAAAAATGAACAAGATTTTCAAAAATATCTCAACGATAGAGGATTAACGGAAAAGGAAATTAAAGATAATATCGGTAAAAATATTATTCTTCAGGATTTTGTAAAATCACAATCAGAAAAAGTTAACGTCAGTGATAAGGAAATAAAGGAATATTACGAACAAAATAAAGCACAATTTAAACAGCAAGAGCAGGTAAGAGCGTCCCACATTATTATTTTGACTAATAATAAAGATGAAAAAAAGGCTGAAGAAACTATCAATAAGATTTATAAAGAGATTAAAGGTGGTCTTGACTTTGCCGAAGCTGCAAAAAAATATTCTGAAGATGGCTCAGCTCAGCAAGGTGGAGATTTGGGTTATTTCTCAAGAGGCAAAATGGTGCAAGAGTTTGAAGATGAAGCTTTTAAAATGAACAAAGACGAAATTTCAAAACCTTTTAAGTCAAGATTCGGATATCATATTTTGAAAGTTACTGATAAAAAACCTGAAAAACAACTCACTTATGAAGAAGTAAAAGAAGATGTGAAAAATATTATAGTTTCAGAAAAAACTAAAAAGTTACTTGATGACATAATCGAAAAAAATAGATTATCAGCAAAAATAGAATACGCTAAGTAA
- a CDS encoding TIGR01212 family radical SAM protein (This family includes YhcC from E. coli K-12, an uncharacterized radical SAM protein.), which produces MRYHSLNSYYRNKYGGKVRKISIDAGFTCPNRDGLKGVGGCIYCDVSSFVHVPKGEIERQVRIQIEKLNNKGVDKFTIYFQSYSNTYGKIEDIVSKIDEALIDDRIVEVAIGTRPDVVENNKLETIKERYSRYDIVFELGLQSIHNTTLELINRGHTFEEFDEAVDRVKSFGFKVCTHIIFGLPFETKEMMLETVKYLSEKRVDFIKFHHLHVLKGTKLESMLVDEKIKLLSEDEYIEILSDSIKILGKNIVISRLVGDSPKEITLAPKWPVSKLKFLNKLNNYLDEKDIYQGKGD; this is translated from the coding sequence ATGAGATATCATAGTTTAAATAGTTATTACAGAAATAAGTATGGCGGAAAGGTCAGAAAAATTTCAATTGATGCAGGATTTACGTGCCCAAACCGAGATGGATTAAAGGGGGTAGGGGGATGTATTTACTGCGATGTGAGCTCTTTTGTTCACGTCCCTAAAGGTGAAATTGAAAGGCAAGTAAGAATTCAAATTGAAAAATTAAACAATAAAGGGGTGGATAAGTTTACCATTTATTTTCAATCATATTCAAATACTTACGGAAAAATAGAAGATATCGTTTCAAAGATTGATGAAGCTCTTATAGATGACAGAATAGTTGAGGTTGCCATAGGTACGAGACCGGATGTAGTTGAAAACAATAAACTTGAAACAATTAAAGAAAGATATTCAAGATATGACATAGTTTTTGAACTTGGTTTACAATCGATACACAACACTACATTGGAGCTTATAAACAGAGGGCATACCTTTGAAGAGTTTGATGAAGCGGTTGATAGAGTTAAAAGCTTTGGGTTTAAGGTTTGTACACATATAATTTTTGGTTTACCATTTGAAACAAAGGAAATGATGCTTGAAACTGTCAAATATTTATCGGAAAAAAGAGTAGATTTTATCAAATTTCACCATCTCCACGTTTTAAAAGGGACAAAGCTTGAAAGTATGCTTGTTGATGAAAAAATTAAACTTCTTAGTGAAGATGAATATATTGAAATACTTTCAGATTCAATAAAAATTTTGGGCAAGAATATTGTTATTTCAAGACTTGTGGGGGATTCGCCAAAAGAAATTACTTTAGCTCCAAAATGGCCTGTAAGTAAATTAAAGTTTCTAAACAAATTGAATAATTATTTAGATGAAAAAGATATTTATCAGGGTAAAGGGGATTGA
- the cls gene encoding cardiolipin synthase: MKKIFIRVKGIDLHYILTIFLEYFSLILTIFLVLVVLSKRKEARATLAWVILIIFLPYFGAILYIIFGNPRLKMIERKLKRKADIKYSITSEVTDEYKTCMIGNQVTKINGISPYLCSNLEFLNSASIKYTKLAEDILAAKEYILLEYYVFRQDETGKFFLNLLTKKLKDGVKVYLLYDGVGAIGLTLKRTLKRFKENGGKAAAFLSPFNVKFFTRVNFRNHRKVAIIDGKICYLGGINIGNEYIGDLLKGSDWIDAHIRFSGEAVVSILELFVEDWFFTTGEDISDVIKRPELNMKGDTSVHLLPSGPNEELSMIYSSLFALISGAKKNINILTPYLVPDEPILELLKFTARKGVEINIVCPGKNNHPFVAAAGRSYYEDLLKNGVNIYETSNTMLHAKIITVDDRITLIGSANIDYRSFKLNFELSALIYKERFTENVLRFIDKYKSESILISTERIKNKRIHLKIYESVCRTLSPVL; this comes from the coding sequence ATGAAAAAGATATTTATCAGGGTAAAGGGGATTGATTTGCATTACATTCTTACGATATTTCTAGAGTATTTTAGCTTAATATTAACTATTTTTTTGGTACTTGTAGTATTATCTAAAAGGAAAGAGGCAAGGGCTACTTTAGCTTGGGTTATATTAATAATCTTTTTGCCGTATTTTGGAGCAATCCTCTATATAATTTTTGGTAATCCGCGCCTTAAGATGATAGAGCGAAAACTTAAAAGGAAAGCAGACATAAAGTATTCAATTACAAGTGAAGTTACAGATGAATACAAGACCTGCATGATAGGTAATCAGGTGACCAAAATTAATGGAATTAGCCCTTATTTATGCTCAAACTTAGAGTTTTTAAACAGTGCATCAATTAAATATACAAAGCTTGCCGAAGATATTCTTGCGGCAAAAGAATATATTTTGCTTGAGTATTATGTTTTTAGGCAGGATGAGACGGGTAAGTTTTTCTTAAATCTTTTGACAAAAAAGTTAAAAGACGGAGTGAAAGTTTATCTTTTATATGACGGTGTGGGTGCTATAGGGTTGACACTTAAAAGGACATTGAAAAGATTTAAAGAAAATGGTGGAAAAGCAGCAGCATTTTTATCCCCTTTTAATGTTAAGTTTTTTACAAGGGTAAATTTCAGAAACCATCGTAAAGTTGCAATTATTGACGGAAAAATATGTTATTTGGGTGGAATAAATATAGGGAATGAATATATAGGTGACCTGTTGAAAGGTTCAGATTGGATTGATGCCCATATAAGATTTTCGGGGGAAGCTGTTGTGTCTATATTAGAGCTATTTGTTGAGGATTGGTTTTTTACGACAGGGGAGGATATCAGTGACGTTATTAAAAGACCTGAATTAAATATGAAAGGTGACACATCGGTTCATTTGTTGCCTTCAGGTCCTAATGAAGAATTATCAATGATATACAGCTCTTTATTTGCTTTGATTAGTGGTGCGAAAAAAAATATAAATATCTTAACTCCATATCTTGTCCCGGATGAGCCTATACTTGAACTTTTGAAGTTTACTGCCAGAAAAGGGGTGGAAATTAATATCGTTTGTCCGGGGAAAAACAATCATCCTTTCGTAGCAGCAGCCGGTAGGTCTTATTATGAAGATTTACTTAAAAATGGAGTAAATATTTATGAAACATCAAACACAATGCTCCATGCAAAGATTATTACAGTAGATGATAGGATTACACTTATAGGGTCTGCAAATATTGATTACAGAAGTTTTAAGCTAAATTTCGAGCTTAGTGCCCTTATTTACAAAGAGCGATTTACTGAAAATGTTTTAAGATTTATTGATAAATACAAATCTGAGAGTATATTGATATCAACAGAACGTATTAAAAATAAAAGGATACATCTTAAAATATATGAAAGTGTATGTCGTACACTTTCACCTGTTTTGTAA
- the rarD gene encoding EamA family transporter RarD, with translation MNKKTNGLFSAIGAFLIWGFLPLYWKLLKVVPAFEILTHRIIWSTIFLFIIILFQKRFKEFLNAFKIKNLKISILSGLFVGGNWLLYIWAVNNNYVIESSLGYYINPLISVLIGKVFFKETLTRVQIAAIVTATFGVLILTFGYGRFPWIAITLSLSFAIYGGLRKISNLGPIMGLQVETIILIIPAGIYFLYLTSNNANNFLILSPYYKFLLIGAGVVTSTPLLLFAQAVRNINLSTVGMLQYIGPTINFLLGVFIFKEEFSIYHLFAFILIWIAVALFSSTSILAEYRKSHYLQNR, from the coding sequence ATGAATAAGAAAACAAATGGGCTTTTTTCTGCAATAGGAGCGTTTTTGATATGGGGTTTTCTCCCCCTGTATTGGAAACTTTTAAAGGTTGTGCCTGCATTTGAAATATTAACTCATAGAATTATATGGTCTACAATTTTTTTATTCATCATAATCCTCTTTCAAAAAAGATTTAAGGAATTTTTAAACGCTTTTAAAATTAAAAACCTAAAAATTTCTATTTTAAGCGGGCTCTTTGTAGGTGGTAATTGGCTACTTTACATTTGGGCTGTTAACAACAATTATGTAATTGAATCAAGCTTGGGATACTATATTAATCCGCTTATAAGTGTGTTGATAGGTAAAGTATTTTTCAAAGAAACCCTAACAAGGGTTCAAATTGCCGCTATAGTTACAGCTACTTTTGGTGTACTTATTTTAACTTTCGGATATGGTAGATTCCCCTGGATAGCTATTACACTTTCTTTAAGTTTTGCTATTTATGGCGGGTTAAGGAAAATCTCAAACCTTGGGCCTATTATGGGGCTTCAGGTAGAAACAATCATTTTGATTATCCCTGCAGGCATATACTTTCTCTATCTTACCAGTAATAATGCAAATAATTTTTTAATACTAAGCCCTTACTATAAATTTTTACTTATTGGTGCCGGAGTAGTAACATCTACCCCTCTTCTTCTATTTGCTCAAGCTGTTAGAAACATAAATCTTTCAACTGTTGGTATGCTGCAATATATTGGACCGACAATAAACTTTTTATTAGGGGTCTTTATATTTAAAGAAGAATTTTCAATTTACCATCTTTTCGCTTTTATATTGATTTGGATTGCAGTTGCTTTATTCTCATCTACATCTATTTTAGCTGAATACAGAAAGAGTCATTATTTACAAAACAGGTGA